Proteins encoded by one window of Bacillus rossius redtenbacheri isolate Brsri chromosome 3, Brsri_v3, whole genome shotgun sequence:
- the LOC134531311 gene encoding fatty acyl-CoA hydrolase precursor, medium chain-like yields the protein MNCGEQPFLPHEPAYIEQHGLFNQVPYITGVTKRESASFVTEKMMSQASYWQDINNDLEQVVPVTLGLAKGSQKSKEVAQKVKSFYFGNKTISYENRELWISLQTDLLFVTGVIQTVHTHANHSASKTYNYQFVYGHSGHAMELIFVLYNGKMQGESSNSVKIARIVGGLWTSFAKTGVPSVEGVAAWKPVTSNGSYPYLEISLSPVLKYNLEKEHMDFWENIYNEYGN from the exons ATGAACTG CGGGGAGCAGCCATTCCTGCCGCACGAGCCAGCCTACATCGAGCAGCACGGTCTGTTCAACCAAGTGCCGTACATCACCGGCGTGACCAAGAGGGAATCTGCCTCCTTCGTCACCGAGAAGATGATGTCACAAGCTTCCTACTGGCAGGACATCAACAACGACCTGGAGCAGGTGGTGCCCGTCACTCTGGGCCTCGCTAAAGGTTCCCAGAAGTCCAAGGAAGTGGCTCAGAAGGTGAAGAGCTTCTACTTCGGCAACAAGACCATTTCGTACGAGAACCGCGAGCTGTGGATATCGCTGCAGACCGATCTTTTGTTCGTCACAGGCGTCATTCAGACGGTACACACACACGCTAATCACTCAGCCAGCAAGACATACAACTATCAGTTCGTGTATGGCCATTCCGGCCACGCTATGGAGCTTATTTTCGTTCTATACAACGGGAAGATGCAAGGTGAGAGTTCCAACTCAGTGAAGATCGCAAGGATTGTTGGAGGACTGTGGACGAGCTTCGCCAAGACAGGGGTGCCCAGTGTTGAGGGAGTGGCGGCATGGAAACCGGTGACGTCAAATGGCAGCTACCCCTACCTCGAGATTAGTCTCTCTCCGGTACTCAAGTATAACTTGGAGAAGGAGCATATGGACTTCTGGGAAAACATTTACAACGAGTACGGTAATTGA